A window of the Desulfopila inferna genome harbors these coding sequences:
- a CDS encoding sigma-54-dependent transcriptional regulator, with protein MTKEQIKILLVDDEIINLENIRHYLIKQGYSLQIAENGYTAIELIDNHLFDLIITDLKMEGVDGCQVMEYCKQKLPESEVIIMTGYATVNSAVDAMARGAYYYLPKPIKLQELKTLVEKALEKKMLRREVSELKQQIMAKKGVTQFVGHHDKILKLKDDITTFSQLDCNILIIGETGTGKELVARTIHELSTRSDKRFMPINCAALSEELVLNELFGHEKDAFTGASQVHHGLFETTNGGVILLDEIGEMPMIMQAKVLRVLQEKKLYRIGGTKEIPVDFRILAATNKNLENEVAEKRFRQDLYYRLNVATIHIPPLRERKEDIQLLVYHFLGKYPTADNQVKTISAEALEILYRYDYPGNVRELENTIERALAICRGPTIEPCHLPARFNNTGDPPRPYTPEKVEHVTKSLHENERDYILRILKSVNGNKTQAAKLMGIDRVSLWRKLNKYKEEGLDIDCLFKE; from the coding sequence ATGACAAAAGAACAGATAAAAATACTTCTCGTTGATGACGAAATCATTAATCTTGAGAATATACGTCACTACCTCATCAAACAGGGCTATTCACTGCAAATTGCCGAAAACGGTTACACCGCGATTGAACTCATCGATAATCACCTCTTTGATCTGATAATAACCGACCTGAAAATGGAAGGCGTGGATGGCTGCCAGGTAATGGAATATTGCAAACAGAAGTTACCGGAATCAGAGGTAATCATCATGACAGGATACGCAACGGTGAACTCGGCAGTTGACGCAATGGCACGCGGTGCCTACTACTACTTACCCAAACCTATTAAGCTGCAGGAACTCAAAACACTGGTCGAAAAGGCATTGGAGAAGAAGATGCTCCGCCGTGAAGTTTCCGAACTCAAGCAGCAAATTATGGCTAAGAAAGGAGTAACCCAGTTCGTCGGCCACCATGACAAGATACTGAAGTTGAAAGATGACATTACGACATTTTCACAGCTTGACTGTAATATCTTGATCATAGGTGAAACCGGCACCGGCAAGGAGCTGGTCGCCAGGACTATCCATGAGTTGAGTACACGATCCGATAAACGGTTCATGCCGATTAATTGCGCCGCACTCAGCGAGGAACTGGTACTTAATGAACTTTTTGGTCACGAAAAAGACGCTTTTACAGGAGCATCGCAAGTCCACCATGGCCTCTTTGAAACCACGAATGGTGGAGTCATCCTGCTCGACGAGATCGGAGAAATGCCCATGATCATGCAGGCGAAGGTTTTGCGGGTCCTGCAGGAAAAAAAACTCTATCGGATTGGCGGCACCAAAGAGATACCTGTCGACTTCAGGATCCTGGCCGCTACCAACAAGAACCTTGAGAATGAGGTAGCTGAAAAGCGTTTCAGGCAGGATCTCTATTACCGCCTTAATGTCGCCACCATCCATATTCCGCCTCTGCGTGAAAGAAAAGAAGACATCCAGCTGCTTGTCTATCATTTCCTAGGTAAATATCCAACCGCGGACAACCAGGTGAAGACCATATCCGCTGAAGCATTGGAAATACTCTATAGATACGACTACCCGGGGAACGTCAGGGAACTCGAGAACACCATCGAACGAGCTCTGGCCATCTGCCGGGGACCAACGATTGAACCCTGCCATTTGCCGGCAAGATTCAACAATACCGGTGATCCCCCACGCCCTTATACACCTGAAAAGGTTGAACACGTGACCAAGAGTCTTCACGAAAATGAACGCGATTATATTCTCAGAATCTTGAAAAGTGTCAATGGCAACAAGACCCAAGCCGCGAAACTGATGGGTATCGATCGGGTGTCACTCTGGCGCAAACTCAATAAATATAAAGAAGAAGGCCTCGATATCGATTGCCTTTTCAAGGAATAA
- the murC gene encoding UDP-N-acetylmuramate--L-alanine ligase: MLNPARNSIPQKIETIHIMGICGTGMAALAGMLKQSGYTITGSDSHIYPPMSDFLKQIDILPFEGYRAENLEHKPDLVIVGNVITRKNPEAQALAASDLAYLSFPQALAEFFIQSRKSIVISGTHGKTTTCSILASALFHAGLDPSFMIGGIVAGFNSNNRVGNGPFFVAEGDEYDTAFFDKESKFLHYRPHIAVITSIEFDHADIFDDIEQIKASFRKFIKLLPADGLIIAHLDDPNVAEVVADASCKVEGYGFAPQNDWILDYPVTLGNRTEFGFTYNRDAFNLAIPLTGRHNCLNSMAVTAVLHHAGLPVDTIQQCLDKFGGVKRRQEIRGKARGVTVIDDFAHHPTAVKLTLEGLKMAYPGNRLVAVFEPRTNSSRRSIFQTSYIEAFADADAVVLREPVPLENIAVEDHFSSSRLAEDIRVKNRHVWSFQTTDEILEHLAGLLEEGDIVAILSNGGFDNIHERLLQLLGA, from the coding sequence ATGTTGAATCCTGCAAGAAACTCTATCCCTCAAAAGATTGAGACGATCCATATCATGGGGATTTGCGGTACCGGCATGGCCGCATTGGCGGGGATGCTCAAGCAATCCGGCTATACCATTACCGGTTCGGACAGCCATATCTATCCGCCAATGTCTGATTTTCTTAAACAGATTGATATACTTCCCTTCGAAGGATATCGCGCAGAAAATCTGGAGCATAAACCCGATCTGGTCATTGTCGGCAATGTCATCACCAGAAAAAATCCGGAAGCGCAGGCTTTAGCCGCATCAGATCTTGCCTATCTCTCCTTCCCCCAGGCTCTCGCTGAGTTTTTCATACAATCCCGCAAGTCCATCGTGATCAGCGGCACCCACGGCAAGACGACAACCTGCTCGATTCTGGCCTCGGCACTCTTTCATGCCGGGCTTGATCCAAGCTTTATGATCGGTGGGATAGTTGCCGGTTTTAACAGCAATAATCGAGTCGGAAACGGACCTTTCTTCGTCGCCGAAGGCGATGAGTATGACACCGCCTTCTTCGATAAGGAGTCCAAGTTTCTTCATTATCGTCCCCACATAGCCGTCATTACTTCCATAGAATTTGACCATGCTGATATTTTTGACGATATCGAACAAATCAAGGCATCTTTCAGGAAGTTTATCAAACTGTTGCCTGCCGACGGTCTGATCATTGCCCATCTTGATGATCCAAACGTAGCCGAGGTTGTGGCCGATGCTTCCTGCAAGGTTGAAGGATACGGCTTTGCCCCGCAAAATGACTGGATCCTGGATTATCCGGTAACGCTCGGGAACCGCACCGAATTTGGTTTCACCTACAATAGAGATGCATTCAACCTGGCCATACCGCTCACAGGGAGACATAACTGTCTCAACAGCATGGCGGTGACTGCGGTTCTTCATCATGCAGGGCTGCCGGTCGATACCATTCAGCAGTGTCTGGATAAATTCGGTGGGGTGAAAAGAAGGCAGGAAATACGGGGAAAGGCCCGAGGCGTAACCGTAATTGATGATTTCGCCCATCACCCGACCGCAGTTAAGCTAACGCTTGAAGGATTAAAAATGGCATATCCAGGCAACCGGCTGGTGGCCGTTTTTGAGCCTCGAACCAATTCGTCCCGTCGATCGATCTTTCAGACCAGCTACATAGAGGCATTTGCCGATGCCGATGCCGTGGTGCTGCGCGAGCCTGTCCCGCTGGAGAATATAGCGGTGGAGGATCACTTCTCGTCGAGCAGGCTTGCAGAAGATATTCGTGTGAAAAACCGCCATGTCTGGTCTTTTCAGACCACGGATGAGATACTGGAGCACCTCGCCGGGCTTCTTGAGGAGGGGGATATTGTAGCGATCCTCTCGAATGGTGGTTTTGATAATATACACGAGAGGCTATTGCAGTTACTAGGGGCGTAG
- a CDS encoding cation-translocating P-type ATPase: protein MIGTFDNTSAILHCPGKACNAIRPIETIIPNLKMSDENMPNVTADNETTEPKAWHAEPLEDAVEVLDSPSEGLSDEEVRQRIERYGENVIERGRQTTPLEMLWRQLKDPLLMVLIGSGLVAVALGKFTDGAVVLAVVIINTIIGFIQEYRASRAIEALASLVPQQAEAKRNGSWTDLNAGGLVPGDRVRIKAGDKVPADLRLTLVKSLAVDEAILTGESVPAQKRTEAVAKDAQVGDQTCLAFKGTLATYGMAEGIVVRTGSHTELGRISEMLQETTELETPLTKALATLGKQITVAILLLAVVILGIGVWRDMGSGVAFMNAFRDSMMFAIALAVGAIPEGLPAIVTIALAIGVRRMAARNAIIRKLPSVETLGSTTIICSDKTGTLTKNEMTVRSIWTTKNSYKVEGVGYSKTGSVLASSGEAPGEELMAALRGAILCSDARLVEEESRRKVQGDPTEGALIVAGEKAGLEPAEVYREHPRVDAVPFDSDRKYMATLHQEGANTSFIVLKGAPEMVLERCTTDDSVSHNDIHKQVNRLAAEGMRVLAVARRDAKGIAVPDQISEEDVDGGGFSLLALFGIIDPPRQEVIESIRQCHQAGLTVKMITGDHAATAEAIGQELGLHHGADAAIEGNELAAMSDEEIWQAARRSNVFARVSPESKLKLVRALQRENGSGRKEVVAMTGDGVNDAPALKQANIGIAMGITGTSATQEASDLVLMDDNFATIAAAIEEGRRVYDNLVKSIAFVIPTNLALALILVYAVLFFPFEASRQELLLPMKPTQLLWINLVAAVALALPLAFEAKEPNLMARPPRDPDSHFFSGFLIIRTILAAGLISAFALVLFSFHYNRQLAAGIDSISALRESQTLAVTTVVFSQIFYLLNCRSLTGSVFRIGVFSNWVLYAGITIVLALQATFIYAPFMHAVFASRPLEGNELLLAAGVAIIIMPVIELEKWIRGRIGASDQAGVAGRTGRKD, encoded by the coding sequence TTGATAGGAACATTCGACAACACAAGCGCGATCCTGCACTGCCCGGGAAAGGCCTGCAACGCCATACGGCCCATTGAAACGATCATCCCTAACCTGAAAATGAGCGACGAAAATATGCCGAACGTTACAGCTGACAATGAAACGACTGAACCGAAAGCCTGGCATGCCGAGCCTCTCGAAGATGCCGTGGAAGTACTTGACAGCCCCTCCGAAGGTTTGTCCGATGAGGAGGTGCGGCAACGTATAGAGCGGTACGGGGAAAATGTCATCGAGCGGGGCCGCCAGACAACTCCGCTGGAAATGCTCTGGCGGCAGCTTAAGGATCCCCTGCTCATGGTGCTCATCGGCTCTGGTCTGGTGGCTGTTGCTCTGGGAAAATTTACCGACGGCGCCGTTGTCCTTGCAGTGGTGATCATCAACACCATAATCGGCTTTATTCAGGAATATCGGGCAAGCAGGGCTATCGAGGCACTTGCATCACTCGTTCCACAGCAGGCCGAGGCCAAAAGAAACGGTTCATGGACGGATTTGAACGCCGGCGGACTGGTGCCCGGCGACAGGGTACGTATAAAGGCAGGCGATAAGGTGCCTGCGGATCTGCGTCTGACGCTGGTGAAGAGTCTGGCGGTGGACGAGGCCATTCTCACCGGTGAATCGGTACCGGCGCAAAAGCGCACCGAGGCGGTGGCGAAGGATGCACAGGTGGGCGACCAGACCTGCCTTGCCTTTAAAGGCACCCTTGCCACCTACGGTATGGCAGAAGGTATTGTCGTTCGAACCGGCAGCCATACCGAGCTGGGCCGAATATCCGAGATGCTGCAGGAGACTACAGAACTCGAGACTCCGCTTACCAAAGCACTCGCTACGCTCGGCAAGCAAATTACCGTTGCCATCCTGCTGCTGGCCGTGGTTATCCTGGGCATCGGCGTCTGGCGCGACATGGGCAGTGGGGTGGCATTCATGAACGCTTTCCGGGATTCGATGATGTTTGCCATAGCCCTTGCTGTGGGTGCGATTCCCGAAGGTCTGCCCGCCATCGTTACAATCGCGCTGGCCATCGGCGTACGCCGCATGGCGGCCCGAAATGCCATCATCCGCAAGCTTCCGTCCGTTGAGACACTGGGAAGCACCACGATAATCTGCAGCGACAAGACAGGCACCCTTACCAAAAACGAAATGACTGTTCGCAGTATATGGACTACGAAAAACAGTTACAAGGTCGAAGGAGTCGGCTACAGCAAAACGGGCAGCGTGCTTGCTTCATCCGGGGAGGCACCGGGGGAGGAGCTCATGGCAGCGCTTCGCGGCGCCATACTCTGCAGCGATGCGCGGCTGGTCGAGGAGGAGAGCCGGCGCAAGGTGCAGGGTGATCCCACCGAGGGCGCGCTCATTGTGGCGGGTGAGAAGGCCGGGCTTGAGCCGGCGGAAGTCTATCGGGAACATCCCAGAGTGGATGCGGTCCCCTTTGATTCGGATCGCAAATATATGGCCACTCTGCACCAGGAAGGTGCAAACACCAGTTTCATCGTGCTCAAGGGCGCTCCGGAAATGGTTCTGGAGCGCTGCACCACGGACGATTCCGTGAGCCACAATGATATTCACAAACAGGTGAATCGCCTGGCCGCTGAAGGCATGCGCGTGCTCGCCGTGGCACGGCGCGACGCCAAAGGAATTGCAGTGCCGGATCAGATCAGCGAAGAGGATGTGGACGGGGGCGGCTTCAGCCTGCTCGCCCTGTTCGGCATCATCGATCCACCACGCCAGGAGGTCATTGAATCCATCAGGCAATGCCATCAGGCGGGTCTTACCGTGAAGATGATCACCGGCGATCATGCAGCAACAGCGGAGGCCATAGGGCAGGAACTCGGCCTCCATCATGGTGCTGATGCCGCGATCGAAGGCAACGAGCTGGCGGCAATGAGCGATGAGGAAATATGGCAGGCGGCCCGCCGCAGCAATGTTTTTGCGCGGGTTTCTCCGGAAAGTAAACTCAAGCTTGTCCGGGCGCTTCAGCGTGAAAACGGATCGGGTCGCAAGGAAGTGGTGGCGATGACCGGCGACGGCGTCAATGATGCTCCGGCGCTGAAACAGGCCAATATCGGCATCGCCATGGGGATCACCGGCACATCGGCCACTCAGGAAGCATCCGATCTGGTACTGATGGACGACAACTTCGCCACCATTGCGGCGGCCATCGAGGAAGGCCGCCGTGTCTACGATAACCTTGTGAAATCAATCGCTTTCGTCATCCCCACAAACCTCGCCCTGGCCTTGATACTTGTATATGCCGTGCTGTTCTTTCCCTTCGAAGCGAGTCGGCAGGAACTGCTGTTGCCGATGAAACCCACCCAGCTGCTCTGGATCAATCTGGTGGCCGCCGTGGCCCTGGCTCTGCCTCTTGCCTTCGAGGCCAAGGAACCGAACCTCATGGCAAGGCCGCCCCGCGACCCGGACTCTCACTTTTTCAGTGGATTTCTAATCATACGAACCATACTCGCAGCCGGGCTTATCAGCGCTTTCGCCCTGGTACTTTTCTCCTTCCACTACAACAGGCAGCTTGCCGCAGGAATAGATTCGATATCAGCGCTGCGGGAGTCCCAGACCCTGGCAGTTACCACGGTTGTTTTTTCGCAGATCTTCTATCTCCTCAACTGCCGCTCACTTACCGGATCTGTTTTCCGCATCGGCGTCTTTTCCAACTGGGTGCTATATGCAGGTATCACCATAGTTCTGGCATTACAGGCCACCTTCATTTACGCACCATTCATGCACGCCGTGTTCGCCAGCCGTCCGCTGGAGGGCAATGAGTTGCTTCTGGCCGCAGGCGTAGCCATTATTATCATGCCGGTCATCGAGCTGGAGAAATGGATTCGTGGACGTATCGGAGCATCGGATCAGGCAGGTGTTGCCGGCCGCACCGGCCGAAAAGATTAA
- a CDS encoding sensor histidine kinase, with the protein MYNVNHIFNLRTKLIIGFTAFLVVATWINLIFLKDFDSFQKNVRMFEQASNISNLILEIRRYEKNFIIGNARDDYDTAAIFVNRVIDYIEDIKQDIDSEYRKTLGILEQKIQQYMIHFRDLRDNCTDPSSSADCIYREALQNLGADMVTLAERLAKDSQAAVEKFARESKIKLTLYFSFLIVFSLIGMIVFFITIARRLKTLESAANAIATGDYKSLPESKLNDEVQIVFKAFDRMVEVLEERQELLFQAEKLSSLGTLTSGVAHQLNNPLNNITTSCQLALDEMKEQQDTAFVLKKLNTIEEETQRAAEIVRGLLEFSRRDMFTQRPASLKKLIGTAVSLVISDVPTGIRIIQDIPDDLTANIDEQKMKEVIINLIINSIQAIKEETGTIVITAEHDSDNNDIVINISDTGIGVEEESIQQIFDPFYTTKEVGKGTGLGLAVVYGIIKKHQGTISVRNNEEKGTTFTITLPHA; encoded by the coding sequence ATGTATAACGTCAACCACATTTTTAATCTTCGCACCAAGCTGATAATCGGATTTACGGCATTTTTGGTAGTTGCGACCTGGATTAATCTTATTTTTCTTAAGGATTTTGATTCGTTTCAAAAAAACGTGCGAATGTTTGAGCAAGCCAGCAACATCAGCAACCTGATTCTGGAGATTCGGCGTTATGAGAAAAATTTTATCATTGGCAATGCCCGGGATGACTATGATACCGCCGCCATTTTTGTTAATCGCGTCATCGACTACATTGAAGATATAAAACAGGACATCGATAGCGAATACCGCAAAACTCTTGGTATACTGGAGCAAAAGATTCAGCAGTACATGATCCATTTCCGCGACCTCAGAGATAATTGCACCGACCCTTCGTCCTCAGCCGACTGTATTTACAGAGAAGCACTCCAGAACCTGGGGGCGGATATGGTAACTCTTGCCGAAAGACTTGCTAAAGATTCACAGGCGGCGGTAGAAAAGTTCGCCAGGGAATCCAAGATCAAACTTACACTCTATTTCTCCTTTCTTATCGTATTCAGCTTGATCGGCATGATTGTCTTTTTCATCACCATAGCCAGGCGCTTAAAGACCCTTGAAAGTGCGGCAAATGCCATTGCCACCGGTGATTATAAAAGCTTACCTGAAAGCAAGTTAAACGATGAGGTCCAAATAGTATTTAAGGCGTTTGACCGGATGGTTGAAGTATTGGAGGAGCGGCAGGAACTCTTGTTTCAAGCTGAGAAGCTGTCCTCACTCGGCACCCTGACATCAGGCGTAGCGCATCAACTCAACAATCCCCTCAACAATATTACCACGAGCTGCCAGCTTGCCCTGGACGAAATGAAAGAACAGCAGGATACTGCCTTCGTGCTTAAGAAGTTGAATACCATCGAGGAGGAAACCCAGAGAGCTGCCGAAATTGTCAGGGGATTACTGGAGTTTTCAAGACGCGATATGTTCACCCAACGACCGGCTTCGCTGAAGAAGCTCATCGGCACCGCTGTCAGTCTCGTCATCAGCGATGTCCCAACCGGCATCAGGATTATTCAGGATATACCCGATGACCTCACAGCCAATATCGACGAGCAAAAAATGAAAGAGGTAATTATCAACCTTATCATCAACAGTATCCAGGCGATAAAAGAAGAGACGGGTACCATCGTTATTACCGCTGAACATGACAGTGATAATAATGATATCGTCATAAATATTTCCGATACAGGGATTGGCGTTGAGGAAGAATCCATACAGCAGATTTTCGATCCATTCTACACCACTAAAGAGGTCGGCAAGGGGACCGGCCTTGGTCTCGCAGTAGTTTACGGCATTATCAAAAAGCATCAGGGTACCATTTCGGTGCGCAATAATGAAGAAAAAGGTACGACATTTACCATTACGCTTCCGCATGCGTAG
- a CDS encoding SLC13 family permease translates to MDLPVILVMIVLVMAILLFIFEWVRVDVVGIIMMVCLPLLGLVTPKEAISGLSSNAVVSIIAVIIIGAGLDKTGAMNVLARILLRFAGKSESRIMLLISGTVSFISSFMQNIGAAALFMPATKRICRQTNIPVSRILMPMGFLAIIGGCLTLIGSSPLILLNDVMRISNPDAAPFGLFAVTPVGLALVLAGLVYFLLLGRLVLPSGQGEEASGPMSSSLMRTYQDIGSLAEINVPESVKKTNTLAELEIRPHFFVTVVGIAKAGGGTNFTPMPDDTIGPGDVLAVNGAPDMIRKLAGANGWEIKEDLEIFAEHLSPNNAGIMEVIISPRSDLTQRTLRSSEFRRKYGVNPLALFRGNKTYVAGISTLILETGDALLLQGRWEKFHFLKQQHDLIFTEDVQGEILRTEKIKFAVGSLLLSLTLILIFHVQLSIALLTGALGMVLTRVLSIDEAYQSVDWMTVFLLGGLIPLGIAFEKTGAAKLIAESIMSMMGSVSPLILLTVVGLLTSFFTLVVSNVGATVLMVPLAMNMAGTAGADPRIAALVVAVACSNTFILPTHQVNALVMRPGGYRTIDYFKAGTGMTVLYLIVMMAAVYVFYGVSG, encoded by the coding sequence ATGGATCTTCCAGTGATTTTGGTGATGATCGTTTTAGTTATGGCTATTTTACTGTTCATATTTGAATGGGTAAGAGTCGATGTTGTAGGCATAATAATGATGGTCTGCCTGCCGCTTTTAGGGCTTGTCACACCGAAGGAAGCCATCAGTGGACTGTCTTCTAATGCCGTGGTCTCAATAATTGCGGTGATCATCATCGGAGCAGGGCTCGATAAGACCGGAGCCATGAATGTGCTGGCCAGAATTCTCCTCCGTTTCGCCGGGAAAAGCGAAAGCCGGATCATGTTATTGATTTCCGGTACGGTTTCATTTATTTCCAGCTTTATGCAGAATATCGGTGCAGCAGCACTTTTTATGCCGGCGACAAAACGAATATGCCGGCAAACCAATATTCCGGTATCTCGTATCCTTATGCCGATGGGGTTTCTTGCAATTATCGGGGGCTGTCTCACTCTCATAGGCTCAAGCCCGCTCATACTGCTCAACGATGTTATGAGGATTTCCAATCCCGATGCGGCTCCATTTGGATTATTTGCCGTTACTCCCGTCGGTTTGGCTCTGGTGCTTGCCGGACTTGTTTATTTTCTCCTGTTGGGCCGACTGGTCCTTCCTTCCGGGCAGGGCGAGGAGGCAAGCGGGCCAATGTCTTCCAGTCTCATGCGGACATATCAGGATATAGGCTCGCTGGCAGAAATAAACGTCCCTGAGTCTGTGAAGAAAACCAACACGCTCGCTGAATTGGAGATTCGTCCGCACTTTTTCGTGACAGTTGTTGGCATAGCAAAAGCAGGCGGAGGCACCAACTTTACCCCTATGCCCGATGATACCATTGGACCTGGTGATGTCCTTGCGGTAAACGGCGCCCCGGATATGATCAGAAAACTTGCCGGCGCTAATGGTTGGGAGATTAAAGAAGATCTTGAAATATTTGCTGAACATCTCTCACCCAATAATGCCGGAATAATGGAAGTGATTATTTCGCCAAGATCGGATTTGACTCAGAGAACCCTGCGATCTTCTGAATTCAGGCGCAAATACGGTGTTAACCCGCTGGCACTTTTTCGAGGAAATAAAACCTATGTTGCCGGCATCTCCACGCTCATACTGGAGACTGGGGACGCGCTTCTTCTGCAGGGGAGATGGGAAAAATTTCACTTCCTCAAGCAACAGCATGACCTGATTTTTACAGAGGATGTGCAGGGCGAGATTCTCAGGACGGAAAAAATCAAATTTGCAGTCGGCAGCCTGCTTCTTTCGCTGACCCTTATTCTTATTTTCCATGTCCAGCTCTCCATAGCCCTGTTAACCGGGGCGTTGGGTATGGTGCTCACCAGGGTGCTCTCCATTGACGAGGCATATCAATCTGTAGACTGGATGACGGTTTTTCTCCTTGGCGGTTTGATTCCGCTCGGCATAGCTTTTGAGAAAACTGGGGCAGCAAAATTGATTGCCGAGTCTATCATGTCCATGATGGGGAGCGTCAGTCCGCTGATCCTGCTGACAGTTGTTGGTCTGCTGACATCCTTTTTTACGCTAGTGGTGTCTAACGTTGGCGCCACGGTACTCATGGTCCCCCTGGCCATGAACATGGCCGGCACTGCCGGGGCGGATCCACGAATAGCAGCTCTGGTTGTGGCGGTGGCCTGCTCGAATACTTTCATACTCCCAACTCACCAGGTAAACGCACTTGTCATGCGGCCTGGCGGATACCGGACAATTGATTATTTCAAGGCAGGAACAGGCATGACCGTCCTCTATCTCATTGTCATGATGGCAGCGGTGTATGTGTTTTATGGT